AACTCCACGCCGACTCGCTCCCCGGGTTCGGCCTGCTCGCCGTACGTCGGCTTGAGGTAGCCCGCCGCGTACGAGTGCAGGTCGCCCGTGAGCGCGACGGCGTTCTCAGCCTCCGCGAGCGTCCGAGCGACGGCCTCGCGTTCGGCCTCGTAGCCCGCCCACGAGTCGGCGCTGTACGCCGACTCACCGCCGACCTCGAACTGGAGGTCCATGTGGATGACTTCGTTCGCCCACGCCGTCCACGTCGCCGACGACGCCCGAATCTGGTCGTCGAACCACTCGCGCTGGCGCTCGCCGAACATCGTCGGCGTGCCGTCCGGCCCCCGGGGGCTATCGGAGAGCGACGTGGCGAGCGGCGTCGGCAGGTCGCTGTCGGGGGGCGCCGACCGGAACAGGCGCTCGTCGGTCACCACGAGGTCTAGCAGGTCGCCGAACTCGAACGACCGGTAGAGCCCGAGCGAGTCCAGCAGGTCGGCGTCCGGGTCGTACCGCACTCTCGCGGGCGTGTACTCCCACCACGCCCGGATTCCGGCGGCGAACAACTCGCGCATGAACGCCTCGTCGCCGTTCCGCGGGTGGGAGTCGTCCCCGGCGTACGGCCGGCCCTCCCGGTAACTCCAGAACCGGTCGTTGACGACCTCGTGGTCGTCCCACGTCGCGATGGCGGTGTGCGCCGCGAACGCGGCCTGGAGCGCGCTATCCGACCGGTACGTCCGATGGAGGTGGCGGTAGTCTTCGAGGCCCATCGCGATGCCGGCGCCGCTCGGCAGCCGAATGTCTCGCCCCGGAAACTGCGACCCGCCGGCGTGCTCGTAGACGAAGTCGCCTAGGTGGAGGATGTAGTCCACGTCGTCGTTCGCGACGTGCCGGTAGGCGCCGTACCGGCCGTTCCGGTAGTCCTGACACGTACACACCGCGAAGGACACCGAGTCCGGCGACGAGTCGGAGCGCGGGAGCGTGCGCAGGCGGCCGGTCGGGGAGACGCGGTCGGCGTGCTGGAAGCGATACCAGTACGGTCTGCCGGCTTCCAGTTCGCCGTCGAGGTCCGCCTTGACGGTGTGGTCCCGTCCCGGCCCGGTGGTGCCGGCGTCGAAGAGGCCGACCGGCGACCGGAAGTTCGGGTCCCGAGAGACGAGCACCGAGACCGGTTCGACGGCGCGGTAGGCGGCCGGCGAGACGCGCGTCCAGACGACCGCGCCGGACGGCGTCGGGTCGCCGCTCGCGACGCCCTGCGGGAACGCCTCACGGTCCGGGTCGCCCTCGACGACGGCGCGGTCGGCGCGCACGGCGTCGGCGGCCCGCGGCACGAGGCCCGCGCCCGCGACCGCCCCGAGCGACCGGAGGAGCGAGCGACGAGTCTGGTCGGTCATGTCGACCGCGAGGGACCGCCGAGAGTTTGTAATGAGCGCTGTACGACACGTAAGCCGGCGTTACGCGCGGTGGGATACGGGTAGGACGGTCGTACGAGACGTAGGACCGTGTTACCGGTCGCGGCCCGCTCTACGGCGCACTTCGCTCAGTCGTCGCGGTTCGCTGGCTTCGCGGTTCGCTGGCTTCGCGGTTCGCTGGCTTCGCGGTTCGCTGGCTTCGCGGTTCGCTGGCTTCGCGGTTCGCTGGCGCTCACCGCTCAGCAGTTCCGAGGGCCGACTCCTTCCCTGTGGTCAGTCGTCGCCCCTCGCTCTCTCGAACGTCTCGATGGCTTCCTCGCGGCGCTCGCTGTGGTCCACGATGGGGTCGGGGTAGTCGGGCGCGAGCGACCGGCGCTCCGAGAGCGAGAGGTCGGGCCAGTCGTGGATGTCGTCGGCGGGCACGTCCCGGAGTTCGGGGACGTACGCCTTGATGTAGTCGGCGTCCGGGTCGAAGCGCTCGCCCTGCGTCGTGGGGTTGAAGATGCGGAAGTACGGCTGGGCGTCGGTGCCCGTGGAGGCCGCCCACTGCCAGCCGCCGTTGTCGTTGGCGGTGTCGTGGTCGACGAGTCGCTCCCGGAACCAGTCGTAGCCCTCGCGCCAGTCCACGAGCAGGTCCTTCGTGAGGAACGCGGCGACAATCATCCGCACGCGGTTGTGCATGAACGCCTCCTCGCGGAGTTGGCGCATCCCGGCGTCCACGATGGGGTAGCCCGTCTCGCCGTCCTTCCACGCCTGCAAACCCTCGGGGTCGTCGCGCCACTCGATGGGGTTCTCGTAGTCCTTGAAGTTCTCCGTGACGACGGACTGATTGAAGTACAGCACCTGCGCGTAGAACTCCCGCCACGCCAGTTGCTGTTGGAACTCCTCGACGCTCTCGCGTGCGCCCTCGCTGTCGGCGTCGGCCATCGCGTCCTCGGTGCGCTCGTACACCTCGCGCACGCCGATAGTACCGAATTTCAGGTCGGCGGAGAGCCGCGACGTGTTCTCGTCGGCGGGGTAGTCCCGGCGGTCGGCGTACCGGTAGATGCCGTCCTCGCAGAACGATTCGAGGCGGTCGCGGGCGGCCTCGGTGCCAGCCTCGGGAATCGCGCCGTCCGGTTCCTCGAACCCGAGGTCGCTGGCGGACGGCAGGTCGTCGCCCGCGACGTCCGCGAGAGCCTCGGCGTCCGGTTCGGGCGCGCTGTCGGTCTTCTCGCGGTCGGTCCACTTCTTCCAGAAGTACGTGTAGACGGAGTACGGGTCGCCCGCGTTCGTGCGAATCTCGCCCGGTCGGTGGAGGACGGCGTCGTGGAACGCCTCGTGGCGCGTGTCCTGTTCGTCGAGTGCGGCCCTGACGGCCTCGTCGCGCTCGTCGGCGAGCCCCGAGTAGTCGTGGTTCCAGACGACGCGGTCGGCGTCGAACTCGCGGGCGACGTCGGGAATCACGGCCGACGCGTCGCCGCGCCGGACGACGAGGTCCGAGCCGAGTTCCCGGTAGCGCTCCCGGAGGTCGGCGAGCGCGTCGAGCACGAACGCCACGCGAGGCGGCGCGGCGTGTTCGAGGACGGCGTCGTCGAAACAGAACACGGGCACCGCGTCGCCGGCGTCGGCCGCCGCGGCGAGTCCGAGGTTGTCGGTCGTGCGGAGGTCCCGCCGGTGCCAGAACACCTGCATGGCGCTCCCGTCGGGCGGGACCCTCCTGAAGGTGGTGGGTGGCGCTCGCGGTCACCGCCGTCTGAGCAGTCGCTCGACGGCGCCGGCGGCGGCGAGGGCGACGAGGAACGCCGGCCACAGCGCGTAGTAGAGCGGCGTGAACGACTCCATCGACGCCGAGAACGAGTCCCAGAGGCAGTAGCCCGTCAGGAGCGCGGTCAGCGCGAGCGGCGAGACGGCGTCCGAGCGCAGGTAGAGGGCGGCCGGGACGGCGCCCATCGTCCAGAGGCCGACGAGCCAGTACGCCCACGTCGCGGCGACATCGAGCGTCGCCATTCGCGGACTGGGACCGCCGAGGTCGAGGACGAACTGGCCGTACGCGAGCAGGACGGCGAGGTTCAGGAGGCCGACGCCGGCGGCGACGGCGAAGCGCCGGTTGGAGGAGTCCATCGCTACCGGCGTTCGTCCCGGCACGGCAAGTGTCTGTTGTCGGAACAGTGCGCCGGCGGTCGCTAGTCGCTGCGGAACACGCGGAACGAACCGCGGCCGACGGCGACCTCGTAGGCCTCGTCTTCGTCCCCGTTGTCGTGCGGTTCGGCTTCGACCGTGACTTCGGCGACGCCGACGGTAGAGCCGACGCGCACGACCTCGGCCTCGGCGACGAGGTCGCCGCGAGCGGGCCGGAGGTAGGAGACGTTCAGGTCGATGGTGGCGACGCCCGCCTCGACGGGGTCGTCGAGCGCGGTGCGGACCGAGAGGCCGCCCGCGGTGTCGATGAGCGTCGCGGCGATGCCGCCGTGGACGTTCCCCCTGCCGACGCCGTGGTTCGCGAGTTTCTCGTGGTAGGGCACGCGCATCGTCATCTCGCCCTCCTCGACGTCCTCGACCTCGAGGTCGAGAAAGGAGAGGAAGCCGTGGTCGTCCACGTAGGACTGGATGAACGCGGCCGCGTCGTCCGCGTCGAACGCCGTCATGATTCCCCGTGTGGCGGCGGCCCGCATAAGCCCACCGAGGCGACACCACGGGAAAAGTTATTGTCACGAACGTTCGTGGTGTTCGGTGACACATGACGAACCTCGTCACCAACGTCGAGTCCGTGGTCGCCGAGCACGCCGAGGAGCCGGCCGTCGTCTACGAGGACCACGAGTTCTCGTACGGGGAGTTCTGGGCGCAGACCGGGCAGTTCGCGGCGGCGCTCCGCGAGGGCGGCGCCGAACCCGGCGACCGGGTCGCAATCTACCTGCCGAACCTCCCGCAGTTCGTCGTCGCGTTCCACGGGGCGCTGCGCGCTGGCTGCGTGATCGTGCCGATGAACCCACAGTACAAGAGCCGGGAAATCAGCCACCTGCTCGGCGACTCGGGCGCGACCACCGTGGTGGCGCTCTTGGACCTCGTGCCGTTCGTCCAGCAAGTACGAGACGACACGGACGTGGAGACGGTCGTGACGGTCGGCGGCGAGGCCGACGCGGGAACGCCGTTCCGAGAGTTCCTCGTCGCGGACGGGGACGACAGCGTGGCGGAGCGCGCGGACGACGACGTGGCGGTCCAGCCGTACACCTCCGGCACCACGGGCCAGCCGAAGGGCGTCCAACTCACGCACCACAACCTCGCGTCGAACGCCCGGCAGTCGATGGACATCATGCCGGGCGGGCTGAAGCCGAGCGACCGGAAAATCGGCGTGCTGCCGCTGTTCCACATCTACGGCATGACCGTCGGCATGAACGCCACGCTGTTCGCGGGCGGGACGTTCTACCCGATGGCGGCGTGGGACGCACAGGACGCGATGGCGCTTGTGGAGGACGCCGAACTCACGCTGTTCGACGGCGTGCCCGCGATGTACAACGACATCGTCAATCAGCCGAACGCCGAGGAGTTCGACCTCTCCTCCGTGCGAATGTGTACTGTCGGTGGCTCCGGCATCCCAATCGAAGTGTTGCGAACGTTCGAGGACCTCTACGACGTGGAAATCTACGAGGGCTACGGGCTCACGGAGACGAGTCCGGTGACGCACTTCAACAGCCCGAAGTGGGGGCGTCGCGTCGGCTCCATCGGCAAACCGCTGGACGGCGTGGACGCGAAGGTGATTACGGGCGACTTCGAGGAGGTCGACCCGGTGGCGGAGGGGCCGCTCGACGAGGACGAGGTGGACATGGACGAGGTGACGGGCGAACTCGTGGTCGCCGGGCCGAACGTGATGAAGGGGTACGCCGGTCTGCCGGAGGCGAACCGGGAGGCGTTCACCGAGCGCGAGGGGAGTCCCGGGAGCGAAGCGACCGGGACGTCGGAAGACTCGTCTTCCGGAAAGAAGTGGTTCCACACGGGCGACCTCGGCTATCACGACGAGGACGGCTACTTCTACGTCGTCGACCGCAAGAAGCACATGATCAACACCGCCGGCTACAACGTCTACCCCCGCGAGGTCGAAGAACTCCTCTTCGAGCACGACGCCGTCGCTGACGTGGCGGTGGTCGGCATCCCGGACGACCGCCGGGGCGAGACGGTCAAGGCCTTCGTCGTGAAGACCCCGGACGGCGACGCGACGGCGGACGAACTCAAGCAGTTCTGTCTCGACCGGCTCGCGGAGTACAAACACCCCCGCGAGGTCGAGTTCGTCGAGGAACTCCCGCGCACCACCACCGGGAAGGTCAAGAAATTCGAGTTAGTCGAGGGGTGACAGCCCCGGGGGCACGCCGTTCGTCGGCTCTCACTCCCTGAGGCGGTACCCGGCGGTCGAACCGCCGCCCCAGAACCGGCACTGTACCCCGGTTGTGCAAACGTACTTGCCGCGGTCTACCTTTGAAGCCGGTACATGGCGAATCTCGTCACCAACGTCCAATCTTCTGTCGAGGCAAACCCCGACGACCCCGCAGTCGTCTACGAGGACCACGAGTTCTCGTACGGGGAACTGTGGGAGCAGACGGGCCAGTTCGCGGCGGCGCTCCGAGAGAATGGCGCGGAGCCCGGCGACCGCGTGGCGCTCTACCTGCCGAACCTCCCGCAGTTGGTCGCGGCGTTCCACGGGGCGCTGCGCGCGGGCTGTGTGGTCGTGCCGATGAACCCACAGTACAAGAGCCGGGAAATCAGCCACCTGCTCGAGGACTCGGGCGCCGAGACGGTCGTCGCGCTCGCCGACGTGGTGCCGTTCGTCGAGGAGGTCCGCGACGAGACGAACGTGGAGACGGTCGTGACGGTCGGCGGGGAGGCCGACGCGGGAACGCCGTTCCGAGAGTTCCTGACGGAGGGCGACGACAGCGTGGCGGAGCGCGCGGACGACGACGTGGCGGTCCAGCCGTACACGTCGGGGACGACCGGTCAGCCGAAGGGCGTCCAACTCACGCACCGCAACCTCGCGTCGAACGCCCGCCAGTCGATGGACATCGTGCCCGACGGCCTCCAGCCCTCGGACCGGAAAATCGGCGTGCTGCCGCTGTTCCACATCTACGGCATGACCGTCGGCATGAACGCCGCGCTGTTCGCCGGCGCGACGTTCTACCCGCTGCCGAAGTGGGACGCACAGGAAGCGCTCTCGCTCGTCGAGGACGCCGAACTCACGCTGTTCGACGCCGTGCCCGCGATGTACAACGACATCATCAATCAGCCGAACGCCGAGTCCTTCGACCTCTCCTCGCTCCGGCAGTGTACCGTCGGTGGCTCCGGCATCCCCATCGAGGTGCTGCGGGCGTTCGAAGACCTCTATCCCGTCCGCATCGACGAAGGGTACGGGCTCACGGAGACGAGTCCGGTGACGCACTTCAACAGCCCGAACTGGGGTCGTCGCGTCGGCTCCATCGGCAAACCCCTCGAAGGCGTCGACGCCCGCATCGTCACGGAGGACTTCGAGACGGTGGCGCCCGTCGAGGAAGGCCCCGTCGACGAGGACGAGGTGGACATGGACGAGGTGACGGGCGAACTCGTGGTGTCCGGCCCGAACGTGATGAAGGGCTACCTCGGACTCCCCGAGGCCAACCGCAAAGCGTTCACGGAGGCCGACGGGAAGCGGTGGTTCCACACGGGCGACCTGGGGTACCACGACGAGGACGGCTACTTCTACGTCGTCGACCGCAAGAAGCACATGATCAACACCGCCGGCTACAACGTCTACCCCCGCGAGGTCGAAGAACTCCTCTTCGAGCACGAGGCGGTGGCCGACGCCGCCGTCGTCGGTATCGAGGACGACCGTCGCGGCGAGACGGTCAAGGCCTTCGTCGTGAAGACGCCCGACGCCGACGTGACCGCCGACGAGATTCGGGAGTACTGCCTGTCGAACCTCGCGGAGTACAAACACCCCCGCGAGGTGGAGTTCGTCGAGGAACTCCCGCGCACGACCACCGGGAAGGTACAGAAGTACGAACTCGCCGACGAGTGACGGCAGCGGCCGGTAGCGACTGACGGGGCGCTTCGGCTTTTTCTCGCGTCAGAACCGCTCGCTGAGGCGTTCGGCGTCGCGGGCGTCGTGTCCGCAGAACACGCTCGCGACGGTGCGTCGCGCCAGTTCGCGGACGCGGCGGCGACTGTCCCGCCACGCTTCGTTGCTCCAGAGGAGACTCGTGGCCATCGGCACGCCGTCGTCGTAGTTCTCGCGCTGGTAGGCCTCGTCGCCCGCGATTATCACGGGGTCGTCCAAATCGAGGTAGAGGCCGAGCAGGCCGGGCGTGTGACCGGGCAAGTGGAGCAGGTCGACGCCGTCGTACAGTTGTCGGGGTTCGCGGTCGGGGCTGACCACGCGCCAGTTCAGGTCGCGGTCGAAGTCGGATTGGAGGTAGGCGATGGAGCCGGTGTCGGTGGTCGCGGAGCGGTACGCGAATTCGAGTTCGCGCTCGTGGACGTAGACCGGCGTGTCCGTGCCCGCGAAGTGTCGGAGGCCGCCGGCGTGGTCGAGGTGGAGGTGGCTCATCACCACCGCGTCCACGTCGCCGAGTACGTAGCCCGCTCCGTCGAGCGCGACGGGGAGCGTGCGCTCGTCGGCGTCCGGGTGGTGGAACGCCGAGAACAGGGGTGCGGGCCAGTAGCCGTCGCCCGCGTCGGGGTGACTGCCGGTGTCCCAGAGCACCGTCCCCTCGGGGTGGTCGACGAGGACGTTGTAGACCGGACACTCCACGAGGTCGTGGTCGGGCGCGGGGTCGTCCACGGTCGCCATCGCGGACGAATCCAGCATGTACGCGCGGTCCGCCGTGATGTGGCCGCGGTCGAGGAAGTGAACGTCCATGCCGGGAACGTGGTACTGATTCGACAAAAGGCTACGCTCGAAACCCCGCGCGGGTTGCCAGTCGTTGACACAGTTTTATGCTCCGACGCCGGGAACCCGTGCCCATGACAGACCGATTCTCGGTGTCCGGGACGGCAATCGTCACCGGCGCGTCCAGCGGCATCGGGCGCGCCATCGCGGAACGGTTCGCGGCGGACGGCGCCAGCGTCGTCGTCTGCTCGCGCGAGCAAGAGAACGTCGACCCCGTGGCGGAGGGCATCCGCGAGGACGGCGGCACCGCGCTCGCCGTGGAGTGCGACGTGACCGACCGCGACGCCGTCGAGGCGCTCGTGGAAGCGACCGTCGAGGAGTTCGGGGGCGTGGACTGTCTGGTGAACAACGCCGGCGCGAGTTTCGTCGCGGGCTTCGACGACATCTCGCCGAACGGCTGGCGGACCATCGTGGACGTGAACCTCACCGGGACGTACAACTGCACGCACGCCGCCGCCGAGCACTTGCAGGACGGTGGGGGTTCGGTCGTCAACCTCGCGAGCGTCGCCGGGCAGGAGGGCGCGCCGTACATGAGCCACTACGCCGCCGCGAAGGCCGCCGTCATCAACCTCACGCGGACGCTGGCGATGGAGTGGGCGGGACAGGGCGTGCGCGTGAACTGCATCGCGCCCGGGTTCGTCGCGACACCGGGACTGGAGTCCCAGATGGGCATCTCCGCGGACGACATCGACCGCGAGACGGTCGACAAGCGCGTCGGCGTGAGCGAGGAGATTGCCGACGCCGCGCGGTTCCTCGCGAGTCCCGCCGCGTCGTTCGTCGTTGGGGAGACGCTGACTGCTGGCGGCGTCCCGCAGGGCGAGGAGGTGCCGTCGCTGTGACCGACCGCACCGTCCACCTCCCGGTCGCCGCACAGGATAGCCTCGACGACGTCCTCGACATCGGCGTCACCGCCGAAGAACTCGGCTACGACCGCGCGTGGTTCCCGGAGACGTGGGGCCGTGACGCCGCGACGACGCTCGCCGCGCTCGCCGACCGCACCGAGGACATCGGTATCGGGACGAGCATCGTGAACACGTACTCGCGCAGTCCCGCGCTCGTCGGACAGACCGCCGCCACGCTCGACGAGCACTCGGACGGCCGGTTCCGCCTCGGTCTCGGGCCGAGCGGCCCCGCCGTCATCGAGGGGTGGCACGGCGAGTCCTTCGAGCGCCCGCTCCGGCGCACCCGCGAGTACGTCGAAATCGTGCGGAAGGTGCTGGCCGGCGAGCAGGTCGACTACGACGGCGACCTCGTGCAGACGCGGGGCTTCCGCCTGCGACAGGACGCGCCCGACCCGGCGCCCGAAATCGACGTGACCGGGATGGGCCCGAAGGCCGTCGAACTCGCGGGCCGGTTCGCCGACGGCTGGCACGCCCTGATGTTCACGCACGAGGGCTTCCGGGACCGCCTCGACGACCTCCGCCGGGGCGCCGACCTCGGCGACCGCGACCCCGAGGACGTGCGAACTACCTTCGTCCTGCCGTGCTGTGCGCTCCCCGACGGCGACGCCGCCCGCGACCTGACCCGCCAGCACCTCGCGTTCTACGTCGGCGGGATGGGCGACTTCTACCGGAACGCGCTCGCCCGGCAGGGCTTCGAGGACGCCGCCCACGCCATCCACGACGCGTGGCAGGACGGCGACCACGAGCGCGCGGTCGGCCTCGTGGACGACGACCTGCTGGACGCGCTCGGCGCGGCGGGCACGCCCGAGGAGGTCCGCGAGCGCTTCCAGGAGTTCGCCGCAATCGACGGGCTCGACGCGGTCGCCGTCTCCTTCCCGCGAGCGGCCGACCGCGAGGTCATCGACGCGACGCTCCGCGCGGTCGCGCCCGACGCCTGAATCCGGGGAACTCCGGGCGCGTTTCCCGGGGTTTGACCCTGCTTTTTCCGCCTCGGTCGCGTACGGAGTGGCGTGTACGCAATCGAAGTCACGGAGTTCGGCGACGACGGTGTTCTCGAACGCGTCGAGCGCGACCGCCCGGAACCCGGCCCCGGCGAGGTTCTCGTCGAGGTCGAGGCCGCGGGCGTGAACTTCGCGGACGTGATGCAGCGCCGCGGCCACTACCACGGCGGCCCCGAACCGCCCTACGTGCCGGGGATGGAGGCCGCGGGCACCATCGCCGCGACCGGCGAGGGCGTCGACCGCGAGGTCGGCGAGCGCGTCGTCGCGATGACCGGCGGGAACGCGTACGCCGAGTACGTCACCGCGCCGGCGCTCGCGCTGTTCGACGTACCCGAGTCGATGTCGTTCGCGGAGGCCGCCGGCTTCCCGGTGCAGTTCCTCACCGCCCACCACTGCCTCCACGACTGGGGCGGCCTCGAACCGGACGAGTCGGTGCTGATTCACGCCGCGGCGGGCGGCGTCGGCACCGCCGCCGTCCAACTGGCGAGTCTCCACGGCGCCGAGGTGTTCGGCACCGCCAGCACCGCCGAAAAGCGCGAACTCGCCGAGCGACTCGGCTGTGACCACCCCATCGACTACACGACCGAGGACTTCGTCGAAGTCACGGACGACCTGACCGACGGCGACGGTCTCGACCTCGTGCTCGACGGCGTGGGCGGCGACGTGTTCGCCGACAGCGTCGACGCGCTCTCGCACTTCGGGCGCGTCGTCGCGTACGGCGCGGCGTCCGGCGAACCCGGTACCGTCGACACCGCCACGCTCCTCTTCGGCAACAAGTCCGTCGAGGGCTTCCACCTCGGGCGCGCGATGGAGCGCGACCCCGAGCGAATCTACGAGGCGGTCCCCGAACTCTCGGAGCTGCTCGCCACCGGCGAACTGGAGGTCGTCGTCGGGCAGACCTACGACCTCGCGGACGCCGCCGACGCCCACCGCGCGCTGGAGAACCGCGAGACCACCGGGAAGGTCGTCCTCGAACCGTAAGCCGGAATCAGCGAACCGGTTCGATGCCCTCCCGTCGGCCGTCCAACACGCCGAATCGCTCGCCGCGCCGGCGTTCGAGCCAGTAGAGCAGGCGTTCGGCCCACCGCAGTTTCTTCGCCTTCTCGTCGCCCACGCTCGCGTCCTCGAAGTCCCATCCCGGGAACACCAGTTTCGCGGCGCCGCAGTGGTCCGCGAGGAACGCGGCGCGGTCGCCGTCCGTGAACCCCCCGAAGTTGTAGACTGCGTCGACGGGCGCGGCCTGCGTCGTGCCGAGCACGTGGTCGGCGTCGAAGGCGGGGACGTGTTCCCTGATGGCAGAGATGTTGTCGCCGTGGGCGTGGGCGACGACCGGCGTCCCAGACTCGCTGAGCCGCCTCGCAGTCTCCGGGTTCTTGTCCAGGTCAGTCACCATCGCGTCGACCGAGACGCCGGCGTCGGCGAGCACGTCAACGGCTGTCGACGCGGCGAACACGCGGTCGGCGTCGGCCGCCGTGCCCGTCTCGTCGGCGAGCGACGGCGCGCCGCCGGCGATTGCGACGGTCCGCCCGGTGCAGTCGAGTCGCGTCAGGTCGAACGGCGAGACGTACTCCGCGAGCGCGTCCCGCGCTCGCTCGTCGCCGGCGCGGTCGTACCCGAAGTCGGCGAGAACCGCGTCGTAGACCGGCTCCCAGTCGTCGAACTCCATGGCCGTTGCTACGCGGTCGAATAAATGAAAGGATTCCGTGGTCCGAGCCAGGACGCCCCGCAAGTACCCCTACCCGACGGGGGTCCGGCTTCCAATCCCGGCTTCTTTCCCCGCCGGTATAAGTTTTCCCGTTAGTTGCCGGCTGTCGTCATCGCGGTTGCGAGGTCATCCAGAACGCCGCTCTCGCCCGAAATCCGGCCCGCAGCGGCCCGCAGCGTCGCCGCCGTTCCCGCGACGAGCGCCGGATTCGTGTCGGTGATTGTCACACCTTCGTCGGCGAGTATCGCCCGGTCGTCGGCCGTTAGACCTCGGACTTCGAAGGCGCGCGCGACGGCGTCCGCGGCGGCGTCCGCGTCGCCGTCGAGGCGGGCGACGTGGCGTTCGGCCTCCCGCACCGTCGTCACGTCCAACTCCTCGACGGCGTCGGTGCGCGTGCGGTCCCGCGAGAACCGGTGGCCGACGAGCGCCGCGTCCCGCGTCTCCGCCAC
The nucleotide sequence above comes from Halobacterium litoreum. Encoded proteins:
- a CDS encoding quinone oxidoreductase family protein, with the protein product MYAIEVTEFGDDGVLERVERDRPEPGPGEVLVEVEAAGVNFADVMQRRGHYHGGPEPPYVPGMEAAGTIAATGEGVDREVGERVVAMTGGNAYAEYVTAPALALFDVPESMSFAEAAGFPVQFLTAHHCLHDWGGLEPDESVLIHAAAGGVGTAAVQLASLHGAEVFGTASTAEKRELAERLGCDHPIDYTTEDFVEVTDDLTDGDGLDLVLDGVGGDVFADSVDALSHFGRVVAYGAASGEPGTVDTATLLFGNKSVEGFHLGRAMERDPERIYEAVPELSELLATGELEVVVGQTYDLADAADAHRALENRETTGKVVLEP
- a CDS encoding 6-hydroxymethylpterin diphosphokinase MptE-like protein, coding for MEFDDWEPVYDAVLADFGYDRAGDERARDALAEYVSPFDLTRLDCTGRTVAIAGGAPSLADETGTAADADRVFAASTAVDVLADAGVSVDAMVTDLDKNPETARRLSESGTPVVAHAHGDNISAIREHVPAFDADHVLGTTQAAPVDAVYNFGGFTDGDRAAFLADHCGAAKLVFPGWDFEDASVGDEKAKKLRWAERLLYWLERRRGERFGVLDGRREGIEPVR